The genomic interval CGGCATCGCAGGCCTTTTTCAGCAGATTCTCCACCACCGGGCCGTAATACTCGGTATGAGCGAGCGCCGTATTCTGAACGGCCATTGCGGCAGCCTGACGGACCGCTCCGTCCGGATCGTCGAGATACCTGCCAGCCAAAATCAGGCCTTGGAACGTTTTGTTCTGCTCCACCTTACCCAGAACGATCGCCCTCAGTCGGGCCGCCATTTCGGGCCCGATCGCCGGATTCGAGGCCAAAACGTCCAACGCGCCGGAGAGCATCAGCACCTTATTCTCCGCCGTAGCGCCGGACTGTGCCGCCAACTCGATGTAACGGCCGAGCGCATCGACGGCATAGCGTGCCTCCGATCCGGAAGCGATCCCCAGCAGCCGATCGGCGGCAGCCATTCCCTGCACGTTCAGCAGCGCGCGGAACGCATCGTCTTTCTGGGAAGGCGTTCCGTCCGAGAAGCCCTCGGAAATGATATCGACGGCCTCGGGAACGCCTGCTTCGGCCAGCACGCTGTAATACAGAGACTTTTTGGACTCGTTCGTCTTCATGCGCGACGCGATGGCTGCGGCTTTGTCCGAGACCGGCATATTCTTCATCGCCACGGCTACGGCATGCTGCACGGCAGCGGCATTGGCGTCCGACGCCGAACTCATGCCCTCGAGCAGCGAGTACAGCGCAGGCAGGTCCTTATCCGTCACCACGCCTGCCAGCGCGTCGGAGGCGGCCTTCGCCACAGTCGGATTCAGGTCCCCGGCAGCCTTGAGCACGCCACCCGCCCGGGAAGTCGCCCCGCGACGGCCCAGCAGCTCGAGCGCAGCGACCCGTCCCTGTACGCTGCCGTTCTCGGCAACCGGAGCGACAACGGCATCTATATTGCCTTTATAGGAGGCAAGACAAGCTTCCGCCACAGCAATCCGGGCGGCATCCTCACCACCCAGCACGGCAGCCAGCGCAGCCGGAACCTCCATGCCTCCGATCCTCGTAGCGGCCCACATCGCGGCCGCGCTCAACTCGGCATCCGCATCATTGAAACGATCCAGTACCGCAGGAAGCGCCTGAGCGGCTTTTCGGCATCCGAAATAAGCGATCAGATCGGTCTGAGCGGCCGCATCTTTCGACTTGGTCAGAACCGGGATCAACGCCTCGTACAACGCCGCATCGGCATACGGGCGGGTCGCATCGAGCACGGCATTGCGATAAGCTCTGTTCGTATCCTTCATTGCCTTGACGACAAATGCGGTCGTCGTCTTTCCGGGCTGCGAAGCCAGAATGCGCGCAGCCGCGATCCTGCTCTGCTCGGCACCGGCCGCCGTCGCCTTTTTGAGCAGTCGGTTAGCTTCCGCGCCGGCTTCCTTCGTCCGGCCGTCGGCATACAGTTTCGCTATCAGCTGCGAATAGGCCTCCGTCGCATTGGTCGGCTCGCCCGTATACTGCGCCTTCTCGGCCGCTGCACGCAAGGCAGGCAGCGAAGCGGACGTACCTATCTTCGACAAAGCGTAATACGCCTCTTTATCGAGCGTGTCGTCGCTGCCGAGCCAGGAAAGCAAGACTTGTTCGATTTCAGGCGAAGCCACCGCAGCGTCGCCAACGGCATGCGCCAAGGCCACGCGATCGCCCTCGCCGGTCTTCACGGCCCCGGCAATCGCCTGTTTCGCTTTCGGCGTGCCGATCGAAGCGAGCGCTACGAGCGCAGGCGAGCCCAAACGCTTATCGGACACCCGCGCGGCCAGTGCGTCGACGCTCTCGTCGCCACCTGCCTGCTGAAGCAGGCGGATATAGAAAGCGGCTATTTCCGGATCGTCGCTCCCGTCGAGCCCGCGAACGATTCCCTCGGCGAATACCTTCCGGTCGGCTTCATGTCCCGAACTGACGAACGCAGCCCAGCCCGAGAGCGCATAAGCGACCGGTACATTATTCGTTCCGTCGAACATCGACACGAGCATGTCGACGCCCTGCGAACCCGTCGAAAGCAGATCGCCCATCAGTCGGTTATACTCGGCCGGGTCGGGAGCGGGCATCAGTCCGAGCGCGTCGGACACTTTGGTTTTCCATGTGCGGTTCGGCGCCGCCTGCCCCATCGCCTGAACGGCCATCGCCACGCAGGCCAGTATCAAAACTATCTTTCTCATTTTCTTTTCATCGGTTTAAGGTTGGGTTAAATGGTCCAAGGCGCGCGCATCGGCTGGTCGATCAGCCGGTTGGCCGCATCGTCGTCGATAAACTGCAGCTTCTCGGGATCGAACCGCAACGACCGTCCCAGCCGGAGAGCCACGGCGCCCATGTTGACGATCGTCGCCGAGCGGAATCCGTTCTGCTCGTTGAGCGCAAACTTCCGGCGCGTACGCACACAGTCCAGAAAATCGGTCTGCTGGGGCATCGGATCGGGATATTCGGCCAGCTTGGCTTCCCAATCGGGTATGTCGCACCGGAAATTGCGGTAAAGCTTCCCGTTCGGTCCTTCGATATAAGCGTCGTTCGGATCACCGTTGTCCTCGCCCCAGAGAACGATCTTGCAGCCGTCGTCGTAGGTATACTCGATCTTGCGCCAAGTGCCCACGGCATCGGGATGCTGCTGGGGAGCGTCGATCTCGACCGAGACGGGGCTCGTATCGTCCTTGCCCAGCAGATACTGAACCGGGTCGATGTAATGTTGCCCCATGTCTCCCAGTCCGCCCGCATCGTAATCCCAGTATCCGCGGAACGTCCCGTGAACTCGATGCGGATTGTAGGGTTTGTAGGGAGCCGGACCGAGCCACATGTCGTAGTCGAGCTCGGCGGGGACCTTCATCTCTTCGAGCTGGGGCTGCCCCACCCAGAAGAACTTCCAGTCGAAACCGGTATGCTTGCTGATGGTCACCTTCAGCGGCCAACCGAGCATGCCGCTGTCGACGAGCTTCTTGATCTTGTCGACAGTCGTGTTCATGCCGTAAAACGTATCGGTGAAGCGGAACCAAGTATTCAAACGGAAAATATTGCCGTTACGCTCCACGGCCTCCTTAACCCGCTTGCCCTCGCCGATGGTGCGCGTCATCGGTTTCTCGCACCAGATATCCTTACCGGCCGCGGCGGCCTCCACCGACATGATGCCGTGCCAGTGCGGCGGCGTAGCGATATGTACGATATCGACGTTCGGATCGGCGATCAGCTGACGATAGTCGGAATAGGTTGCCACTTTCTCGCCGGCCAACTGCCGTCCGGCCTCCAAATGATTCTTGTCGACGTCGCAGATCGCGACCAGACGCGTACCCGCGTATCCGTAATGGCCTCGGCCCATGCCGCCTACGCCGATGATACCTTTAGTCAGCTGGTCGCTCGGAGCCGTGTAACCGACGCCGCCCAGAACATGACGCGGGACGACGGTCAGCGCGGCCATGCCGGCGAACGTTTTCAGGAATTCCCTTCTCTTCATAACAGGTTAACTTTTATTTATATGTCAATAAGTTTGGATAGTATATTTCTTCAGACAAACGCTTTTCGCAGGGAAATCGTGCGGCACCCCCGTAAAAAATCAGTCCTTCAGATAATACTCGACCGTCGTAACGACCCGTATCGTCTTGATGCTCGGCGTATTGTCATCGCGGTCGGAAATCGAGAACAGACCTTGGCTGGCCGACTTGATCTTGCCCAGCTCGCTATTGGAGTCGTGCGCGAACTTGTCGGCGGCCGCACGGGCATTCCGAGTAGCCTCCTCGATCATCGCCGGCTTCAGCGCATTCAGCGCGTCGGAAGTATAGATAAAGCGAGGGGTATAACGGTAATCGCCGCTTGCGATCGCCACGCCTTGCTTGAGCAGGTCGCTCTGCCGCGACATCAGCTTCAGCACCTGCTCGACGTTGGTCGTCGTTACCGTCACGACACCGGTCACATTATAGCGATAACGCACGCCTTCGGGGACATAGCGCTCGGCCTGCATGTCGACGATTTCGGCGGGAGCCACCGAAATCTCGGATTCGGCGATCCCGTTGGATTTCAAGAAACCGACGATCTTCGCGTTCGCGCTTTCCATCGCATTGTACAGCGCGAGCATGTCGTTTCCCACCTCCTTATAAGACAGAGGCCAAATAACCCGGTCGGCCTTTACTTCCCTTTCGGCAAGGCCCTTGACAGTTACAACGCGCTCACTGTCCTTGAAATGGCGGATACCTCCGCTCAACAACCAACCGGCTACGATCACCCCTACGGCCAGCATGGCCGAACCGGCCAAACGAATCCTCGAATCTTCCATAACTCCGATAATTTAGAGTTTCGTCCGGCAAAAAACGGTCCGGAACGATATAGACCCGGCTTCAAAAATACGTAAAAAAGCCGCAGAACAAAACAAAAAACCGATAAATATTTACAGCTTATCCAAGCTGTAAACAACAAGGAGAGCCGCATCGAAACGAATGCGGCTCTTCCCCTGCTTTGTCAGACGGTCCTTATCTGCCGCCGCCCAATGCCTGATAGAGATAGACGACAGCCTGCATCTGCTCGAACCGGTCCTGTACGCCCGAAAGCTGAGCACTCAGCAGCGATTGCTGTGCGGTGATGACTTCCAGATAGGTCGAGGTCCCCAAATAGAGCAACTGCTCGGAATAGCTGACCGAACGCTCGAGCGAAGCGATCTGTTCTTTGCGGAAGGCTTCTTTCTCGGCAGCACTGTTATACTGGAACAGCGCATCGCTCACTTCGTTGCCGGCACTCAACAGGCTTTTCTGAAAAGCCAGCCGAGCCTCCTCTTGCTGCGCCTTGGCCGTTTTCAGACGCGCCCGGTTCTGGCCCCGGGCGAACAACGGAGCCACCAGATTGCCCGTCGCGTTGAAAATCGCCTGAGCCGGATTGACGATCATCGCGCCCAAATTATTGGTCCATCCGCCGTTAGCGCCTATGGACAACTGCGGATAGAACGCCGAACGGGCTACGTTCGTATTGGCCGTTGCAGCGACCAAGGCCATCTCGGCTGCCTGCACGTCGGGGCGGTTCGACAAAAGCTGAACGGGAACGCCCGCCGAGAAATCGTCCGGAAGCTGCTGCTCGTCCCACGCGCCCCGGTCGATATGCTGCCCGGGCTGTCCCAGCAGCAACGAGAGAGCGTTTTCCGTCTCGCGAATCGAACGCAACAGATCGGTCTTCGACGCGCACACGGCATAGTAATTGGCCTCGCTTTGGACAACGGCCGCCTCATTGACATTGCCGGCCAGCTTCATCGCTTTCATCATCCGGACGGTCAGGCTCCAGTTCTCGATCGTCTGCTCGGTGATTTCCAACTGACGGTCGAGCATCAGCAACGTATAATAGCCGGTAGCTATGCCCGAAATCACCTGCGTGCGAACGGCTCTCAGCGTCGCCTCGCTCTGAAGCCATGCGGCCTTGGCTCCCCGCTTCGAATTGAGCAGTTTGCCGAACAGATCGACTTCCCAGCTGGCCGACAGCGGAAGCGTATAGGTCTTCTGCAGCGACCCGTGCTGAACCCACGACAGCTCGCCGCTCGGCGCCAGCGTAAACGAAGGAACGTAGGCCAGACGAGCCGCAGTCAGCTGCGCCTGATATTCCTGCACGACCAACGCTGCCGACAACAAGTCGATATTGCTGGACAACCCCTGTTCGATCAGCGACTGCAGCTTCGGATCGGTGAACACCTCCTGCCACGGCCTGTTCCCGAAGTTGACCGTATCGCCCGAAAGCGTGTCGGTGACGGAAACCGTGTCGCGGTACAGTCCGGCCGTCTCCATCTGAGGCCGGCTGTAGGGACGGTAAATATTGCAGCCGCCCAGCATCACCGCCGCACCCGCCACGGCCAGCAACGCGCTATATTTTCGTTTCATCATCATTGCTCTTTAGTTAAACGCTTTACTTAATCAAATCTTGCATCTCGGCATCCAGCTCGCTCGAGTCGGGATCCTTCCACTGGATCGGCTTGAATTTCTCCTGCAGCGCTTGGAATGCGACAAACAGCGCGGGCACGACGAACAGCTGCAGAATCATACCGATAAGCATGCCGCCGACCGAGCCGGCTCCCAGCGAACGGTTACCGTTGGCACCTACGCCCGAAGCGAACATCAGCGGCAACAGGCCGATGATCATCGCGAACGAGGTCATCAGAATCGGTCGCAGACGGGCGGCGGCACCGGAAACGGCCGCCGAAGCGATCGACATGCCGCTCTCACGGCGGGCCAGCGCGAACTGCACGATCAGGATCGCGTTCTTGGCCAGCAGACCGATCAGCATGATCAGCGCGATCTGCAAGTAGATATTATTTTCGACGCCCATAATCTGCGCGAAGATGAACGTCCCCAGCAAACCGAACGGAATCGAGAGAATCACGGCCAGCGGAAGGATATAGCTCTCGTACTGGGCGCTCAGCAACAGGTAGACGAATACCAAGCAGAGCAAGAAGATCATGGCCGTGGTACTGGTACCCGTACTCTGCTCCTCGCGGCTCAGGCTCGAGAACTCGAATCCGTAACCGGTCGGGAGCATCTGGCTCGCCACCTCCTCGATCGCCTTGATCGCTTCGCCCGAGCTGACGCCCGGCTTCGGCATGCCGCTGACCTTCATCGAGGTATACATATTGAAACGGTTGATATTATCCGGACCGTACACCTTTCTGAGCGACATGAACTGCGTGATCGGAGCCATCTCGGTCCCGTTACGGACCATGATGCCGTTGAGCGATTCGGGACTTATGCGGGCCTCCGGATCGGCTTGGATCATCACGCGATACAGCTTACCGAAGCGGTTGAAGTTCGATGCGTACAGACCGCCGAAGTATCCTTGGAGCGTCGTCAGAATATCTTTCGGACTCAGGCCCGCCTGCTTGCATTTCGCAGCATCGATGTCAACCATATACTGCGGGAAGTTCGGATTGAACGTAGTCATGGCGTACATGATCTCGGGACGCTGATTCAGCGCGCCGAGGAACTGCTGCGCCACTTCGAAGAAACGGTCCAGATCGCCTCCCGTCTTATCCTGCAGGTTGAATTCGAAACCGTTGGACGCACCGTAACCGGTAATCATAGGCGGCGCGAACAGCATGACCTGCCCGTCCTTGACCAGCTGCCGGGTCTGCATCGTCAACGCTCCGACGACATCGTCGGACGACAGACCCTCGCCCTGTCGCTCGCTCCAGTCCTTCAGCTTGATGATGGACGTACCGTAGCTGTTACCCTGTCCGCCCATAAAGCTGTAGCCGGTGATCGACGTACGCGACTTGACGGCCGGATGCGCAGCGACCAGGCTGTCAATCTGCTGCATCACGGCCTCGGTACGTTCCTTGGACGTTCCGGGGGTCAGATTGACGGCAGCGAAGACGGTACCCGTATCCTCGTTGGGCACCATACCCGTCGGAGTGATCTTCATCAGCAGGAAAAGCGCCACGATGCTGCCTGCGACGATCAGGAACGACAATACCCGCTTGTGGATGAAGAACAGCACGCTCTTCTTGTATTTTTTCAGCGTTACGTCATAAGCGGCATTGAACGATGCGTGGAAACGATCGATCAGGCTCATCTTCTTTTCGCCTTCCTCGCGATGAGGCTTCAGGAACACGGCGCAAAGGGCAGGACTCAGCGTCAGGGCGTTCACGGCCGAGAAGCCGATAGCGATCGCCATCGTCAGACCGAACTGGCGGTAGAACGTACCCGAGGTTCCGGTCATGAAGCTCACCGGAATGAACACGGCCATCATCACGAGCGTGATCGATACGATCGCTCCGCTCAGCTCGCTCATCGCGTCGATCGACGCCTTGCGGGCGGAAGTGTACCCCTGATCGAGTTTGGCGTGGACTCCCTCCACGACGACGATCGCGTCATCGACGACGATTGCGATCGCAAGCACCATAGCCGACAACGTCAGCAAGTTAACGCTGAACCCGATCAGGTACAGCACGAAGAACGTACCGACAAGCGCGACAGGAATGGCGATCGCCGGAATCAGCGTCGAACGGAAATCCTGCAGGAAAATGTAAACGACCAAGAACACGAGAATGAACGCCTCGATCAACGTCTTGATCACTTCGTGGATCGAAGCGAACAGGAATTCGTTCGTATCGAGCAGAACCGCATAGTCCATGCCCGGAGGCAGCGTCGGCTCGATTCGCTCCAAATAACTCTTGATTTCATTGATGATCTGCGTCGCATTCGATCCGGCCGTCTGAAAGATCAGCGAAGTCACGCCCGCATGGCCGTTCACATGGTTACTGAAGCCATAGGTCAGACGTCCCAGCTCGATATTGGCGATATCCTTGAGTCGCAGTACCTCGCCGTCGGAGGTGGCGCGCACGACGATGTCGCCGAACTCCTCCTCGGTCTGCAGACGCCCCTTGTAGCGCATGATATACTGGAACGACTGGTCGCCCGACTCGCCGAACTGTCCGGGAGCGGCCTCGATATTCTGTTCGGCCAGCGCGGCAGCTACGTCCGTCGGCATCAGGCCGTACTGAGCCATCACATCGGGCTTCAGCCAAATACGCATCGAGTAGTCGGCACCCATCACCATCGCGTCGCCCACGCCGGGGATACGCTTGATCTCGGGAATGATATTGATGTTGGCATAGTTCTCGAGGAACTTGATATCATAACGGTCGTCGGGGCTGAAGAACGCGAAACCGAGCAACATACTCGTCTGCCGCTTCTCGGCCGTCACGCCGACCTGAGTCACTTCCGAAGGCAACAGCCCCAGCGCCTTCGAGACACGGTTCTGCACATTGACGGCTGCCATGTCGGGATCGGTTCCCTGCTTGAAATACACCTCGATCGAGGCATCGCCGGTATTGGTCGCCGTCGAAGTCATGTACATCATGTTCTCGACACCGTTGATCTGCTCCTCGAGCGGAGCGATCACGCTGTTGAGCACGGCCTGCGCATTGGCTCCCTGATAACTCGTGTTCACCCGGACGGTCGGCGGCGCGATATCGGGGTATTGCGTAACGGGCAGCGAAACCAAGCCCAGCAAACCCAGAATGACGATGACGACCGAGATGACCGTCGAAAGCACCGGGCGATTGATAAATCTATCTAGCTTCATATCTCTTACACCTTATTCTGTCCATGTATGAATTATTGTCTGGCCTGCTGCTGAGCGGCTCCGGCCGCACCCGAAAGGGCATTCAGCCGCGCGGCCGCCTCGGCGGGCGTAATGGCCTTGATCTTGGCGCCGTCCTTCAGCGTCGCCACGCCCTCTACGACGATCCGGTCGCCGGCACGAAGCCCCGATGTCACGACATAGTTCTTACCGTCGTCGAGGTTGAACACTTCGACGGGCGTATTCTTGACCGTCGAATCGGGTTGAAGCACGTAAACGAACTTTTTGTCCTGAATTTCGGAAGTGGCTTTCTGCGGCACCATCAGGGCCGAATCGAGCTGGCTCGGAATCAATACATTGCCCGTTCCGCCGCTGCGAAGCACATAATCGGTATTGGGGAACAATGCCCGGAGCGTGAACGAGCCGGTCTTCGTATCGATCACGCCGGTCAGCGTCTCGATCCGCCCTTTCTGGGGATAGACGCTTCCGTCGGCCAGCATCAGCTCGACCTCGGGCATGTTGCCGACCATCTTGCCGAGCGAGGCTCCGTCGCGGCGCGTCATCTCCAGCAACTGCTTCTCGTTCATCGTGAAGTAAACGTACATTTTCGAGATATCCGACACGACGGTCAGCGGCTCGGCCGAAGACGAGCTGACCAAGCTGCCCACACGGAACGGAATCGACCCGACGACGCCGTCGGAAGGACTCGTTACGGTCGTATAGGCCAAATCCTGTTCGGCCGACACCAGCTGGGCTTTCGCCTGCGCGAGCTGGGCCTCGGCAGTCTTCAGCGTGTTCTGAGCCATTTCCAGATCGTACTCGCTGATGATATTCTGCGCCTGCAGATCGGTCTTGTTCTTTACCGTCAGGCGATTCGTAGCTACGTTGGCCTCGGCTACCTTCACGGCTGCCTCCGCCGCATTCCGGGCCGCCTCGTACTGCACCTTGTCGATCAGGAACAAAGGCTGACCTTTTTTCACTACGGCCCCTTCGTCCACGCACAGCTTCGTGATGAAGCCGCTGACACGCGGACGGATCTCTACGTCCTGCAACCCGCGGATCGTGGCCGGAATAGTCGTTTTCAGATCGACCGAGACAGGCTCCAGCGTCTCTACCGCAAACTCGGGAACGCCTCCTGCCATGTTCTGGCCTGCATTCGAATTACCGCACGAAACGGCGGCAACGCCCGACAACAAAAATGTCAGCCCCTTACACAGAGTTCCTACGACTCTCATTCTGTTCCTGTTGTTCATATTCTCTTATCCGTTAAATTATACTCCTTTTCAAACATCACGTCGTTTCCCGGCACGAAAACCGCTCGCCGGCAAGCTGCAAAAATACAAATAATTCAGGCAATTTGTCCTCGTGGCGCTTTCATCCACGCCGATCCCCATACGCTTGCATTAACGTAAACTCATAAAAAAAATTGTATCGAAATCAAAATGAATACGTTAAAATAACCTGGCATAGGTTTCTCATGACAAATTACGGAGCAAAAGTAACAAGAAAACTGATAAAACAAAAATAGTTTTCCGGTTTCGCCGCAAAATTCGCAGAAGACTTCCCGGAACCGGCCGTCGACCGTCCTACATCGCCGGACGGCATCGCAAAAACGCCCATGAACAAAAGCGACATCCTGTATTGCAAAGACTTAAGATTCAAACCGACGACATAAAAAAATCATACGGACAAAAAATATCCTTGCGTCCGCACCTGCTTTGGCGAATCATACGCCCGAAAACCGCACTGCCCATGCACGATCTTACCCTATCGATCAGAAAAATCCGTCCCTATTTTCCGCCATAAAGGACATGATAACCGTACAATGCATATATTTGCGTTCTATTCCGGATATGGGCGGAGAAAAGTCCGGTCGCCGAACAAAAAATAACCGAAACGCAGCAAAAGACCATGATCAAGAAGATGACAATGCTGGCGCTGACCGTCTGCACGCTCTGCGCGACGGAGGCACAGGCCCAGATCAAGCTGGGCGGTAAAACGCTGAACGCGCAGAAACTCGTCCAAGCGGGCGCCGACATGATAAAAGCCGTCACGCTTTCCGATGCCGACATCGCGGCCCTCAGCCGCGAGGCGGTCGAATGGATGGATAACAACAATCCCGTGTCACCCGACACTTCGGCCTACAGCCAACGGCTCAAGAGGCTGACCGAGAATGTCAAAGTCGACGGATTGGAACTGAACTTCAAAGTTTACGAAGTGGCCGACGTCAACGCGTTCGCCTGCGGGGACGGAAGCGTGCGCGTATTCAGTTCGCTGATGGATCTGATGGACGACCGGCAGCTGATGGGCGTGATCGGGCACGAGATAGGACACGTCGTGCATGCCGACACGAAGGATGCGATGAAGAACGCATACATGGCCTCGGCCGCACGCAATGCGGCCGGCTCGGCCGGAGGTACGCTGGCCAAACTGACCGACTCGCAACTGGGCGACCTCGTGCAGGCTTTCTCGAACGCGCAATTCTCCCAAAAACAGGAGTCGGCCGCAGACGACTTCGGATTCGATTTCTGCGTCCAGAACGGTCTGGACCCTTATTCGATGGCCTCGGCCCTCGAAAAACTGGCCGAACTGTCG from Alistipes ihumii AP11 carries:
- a CDS encoding family 16 glycoside hydrolase, translated to MRKIVLILACVAMAVQAMGQAAPNRTWKTKVSDALGLMPAPDPAEYNRLMGDLLSTGSQGVDMLVSMFDGTNNVPVAYALSGWAAFVSSGHEADRKVFAEGIVRGLDGSDDPEIAAFYIRLLQQAGGDESVDALAARVSDKRLGSPALVALASIGTPKAKQAIAGAVKTGEGDRVALAHAVGDAAVASPEIEQVLLSWLGSDDTLDKEAYYALSKIGTSASLPALRAAAEKAQYTGEPTNATEAYSQLIAKLYADGRTKEAGAEANRLLKKATAAGAEQSRIAAARILASQPGKTTTAFVVKAMKDTNRAYRNAVLDATRPYADAALYEALIPVLTKSKDAAAQTDLIAYFGCRKAAQALPAVLDRFNDADAELSAAAMWAATRIGGMEVPAALAAVLGGEDAARIAVAEACLASYKGNIDAVVAPVAENGSVQGRVAALELLGRRGATSRAGGVLKAAGDLNPTVAKAASDALAGVVTDKDLPALYSLLEGMSSASDANAAAVQHAVAVAMKNMPVSDKAAAIASRMKTNESKKSLYYSVLAEAGVPEAVDIISEGFSDGTPSQKDDAFRALLNVQGMAAADRLLGIASGSEARYAVDALGRYIELAAQSGATAENKVLMLSGALDVLASNPAIGPEMAARLRAIVLGKVEQNKTFQGLILAGRYLDDPDGAVRQAAAMAVQNTALAHTEYYGPVVENLLKKACDADQSADSGYHREAVNKHLASLPKNGGYVSMFNGKDLSGWKGLVEDPIARAKMKPAELAKKQAVSDEAMHRDWKVDNGMLVYVGQGFDNICTEKLYRDFEMYVDWKLDAEGQEGDAGIYLRGTPQVQIWDTSRRNVGAEVGSGGLYNNTENPSKPTSVADNKLGDWNTFYIKMVGDRVTVVLNGQKVVDNVMLENFWDRSQPIFPIEQIELQAHGTKVYFRNLYINELPQIEPTKLSAEEQKEGFRLLYDGTNMHGWIGNTRDYVSENGAIALYPGNGGGGNLYTKEEFGDFVLRFEFQLTEGANNGIGIRTPLEGDAAYVGMEIQVLDNEAPIYSQLEKYQYHGSVYGVIAAKRGFLKPVGEWNTQEIWIKGDDIRVTLNGTVITEGNIAEASKNGTLDHRDHPGLQNKKGHIGFLGHGSEVRFRNIRIKELK
- a CDS encoding Gfo/Idh/MocA family oxidoreductase, with product MKRREFLKTFAGMAALTVVPRHVLGGVGYTAPSDQLTKGIIGVGGMGRGHYGYAGTRLVAICDVDKNHLEAGRQLAGEKVATYSDYRQLIADPNVDIVHIATPPHWHGIMSVEAAAAGKDIWCEKPMTRTIGEGKRVKEAVERNGNIFRLNTWFRFTDTFYGMNTTVDKIKKLVDSGMLGWPLKVTISKHTGFDWKFFWVGQPQLEEMKVPAELDYDMWLGPAPYKPYNPHRVHGTFRGYWDYDAGGLGDMGQHYIDPVQYLLGKDDTSPVSVEIDAPQQHPDAVGTWRKIEYTYDDGCKIVLWGEDNGDPNDAYIEGPNGKLYRNFRCDIPDWEAKLAEYPDPMPQQTDFLDCVRTRRKFALNEQNGFRSATIVNMGAVALRLGRSLRFDPEKLQFIDDDAANRLIDQPMRAPWTI
- a CDS encoding SIMPL domain-containing protein, with product MEDSRIRLAGSAMLAVGVIVAGWLLSGGIRHFKDSERVVTVKGLAEREVKADRVIWPLSYKEVGNDMLALYNAMESANAKIVGFLKSNGIAESEISVAPAEIVDMQAERYVPEGVRYRYNVTGVVTVTTTNVEQVLKLMSRQSDLLKQGVAIASGDYRYTPRFIYTSDALNALKPAMIEEATRNARAAADKFAHDSNSELGKIKSASQGLFSISDRDDNTPSIKTIRVVTTVEYYLKD
- a CDS encoding TolC family protein; this translates as MKRKYSALLAVAGAAVMLGGCNIYRPYSRPQMETAGLYRDTVSVTDTLSGDTVNFGNRPWQEVFTDPKLQSLIEQGLSSNIDLLSAALVVQEYQAQLTAARLAYVPSFTLAPSGELSWVQHGSLQKTYTLPLSASWEVDLFGKLLNSKRGAKAAWLQSEATLRAVRTQVISGIATGYYTLLMLDRQLEITEQTIENWSLTVRMMKAMKLAGNVNEAAVVQSEANYYAVCASKTDLLRSIRETENALSLLLGQPGQHIDRGAWDEQQLPDDFSAGVPVQLLSNRPDVQAAEMALVAATANTNVARSAFYPQLSIGANGGWTNNLGAMIVNPAQAIFNATGNLVAPLFARGQNRARLKTAKAQQEEARLAFQKSLLSAGNEVSDALFQYNSAAEKEAFRKEQIASLERSVSYSEQLLYLGTSTYLEVITAQQSLLSAQLSGVQDRFEQMQAVVYLYQALGGGR
- a CDS encoding efflux RND transporter permease subunit; translation: MKLDRFINRPVLSTVISVVIVILGLLGLVSLPVTQYPDIAPPTVRVNTSYQGANAQAVLNSVIAPLEEQINGVENMMYMTSTATNTGDASIEVYFKQGTDPDMAAVNVQNRVSKALGLLPSEVTQVGVTAEKRQTSMLLGFAFFSPDDRYDIKFLENYANINIIPEIKRIPGVGDAMVMGADYSMRIWLKPDVMAQYGLMPTDVAAALAEQNIEAAPGQFGESGDQSFQYIMRYKGRLQTEEEFGDIVVRATSDGEVLRLKDIANIELGRLTYGFSNHVNGHAGVTSLIFQTAGSNATQIINEIKSYLERIEPTLPPGMDYAVLLDTNEFLFASIHEVIKTLIEAFILVFLVVYIFLQDFRSTLIPAIAIPVALVGTFFVLYLIGFSVNLLTLSAMVLAIAIVVDDAIVVVEGVHAKLDQGYTSARKASIDAMSELSGAIVSITLVMMAVFIPVSFMTGTSGTFYRQFGLTMAIAIGFSAVNALTLSPALCAVFLKPHREEGEKKMSLIDRFHASFNAAYDVTLKKYKKSVLFFIHKRVLSFLIVAGSIVALFLLMKITPTGMVPNEDTGTVFAAVNLTPGTSKERTEAVMQQIDSLVAAHPAVKSRTSITGYSFMGGQGNSYGTSIIKLKDWSERQGEGLSSDDVVGALTMQTRQLVKDGQVMLFAPPMITGYGASNGFEFNLQDKTGGDLDRFFEVAQQFLGALNQRPEIMYAMTTFNPNFPQYMVDIDAAKCKQAGLSPKDILTTLQGYFGGLYASNFNRFGKLYRVMIQADPEARISPESLNGIMVRNGTEMAPITQFMSLRKVYGPDNINRFNMYTSMKVSGMPKPGVSSGEAIKAIEEVASQMLPTGYGFEFSSLSREEQSTGTSTTAMIFLLCLVFVYLLLSAQYESYILPLAVILSIPFGLLGTFIFAQIMGVENNIYLQIALIMLIGLLAKNAILIVQFALARRESGMSIASAAVSGAAARLRPILMTSFAMIIGLLPLMFASGVGANGNRSLGAGSVGGMLIGMILQLFVVPALFVAFQALQEKFKPIQWKDPDSSELDAEMQDLIK
- a CDS encoding efflux RND transporter periplasmic adaptor subunit, whose product is MRVVGTLCKGLTFLLSGVAAVSCGNSNAGQNMAGGVPEFAVETLEPVSVDLKTTIPATIRGLQDVEIRPRVSGFITKLCVDEGAVVKKGQPLFLIDKVQYEAARNAAEAAVKVAEANVATNRLTVKNKTDLQAQNIISEYDLEMAQNTLKTAEAQLAQAKAQLVSAEQDLAYTTVTSPSDGVVGSIPFRVGSLVSSSSAEPLTVVSDISKMYVYFTMNEKQLLEMTRRDGASLGKMVGNMPEVELMLADGSVYPQKGRIETLTGVIDTKTGSFTLRALFPNTDYVLRSGGTGNVLIPSQLDSALMVPQKATSEIQDKKFVYVLQPDSTVKNTPVEVFNLDDGKNYVVTSGLRAGDRIVVEGVATLKDGAKIKAITPAEAAARLNALSGAAGAAQQQARQ
- a CDS encoding M48 family metallopeptidase, whose product is MIKKMTMLALTVCTLCATEAQAQIKLGGKTLNAQKLVQAGADMIKAVTLSDADIAALSREAVEWMDNNNPVSPDTSAYSQRLKRLTENVKVDGLELNFKVYEVADVNAFACGDGSVRVFSSLMDLMDDRQLMGVIGHEIGHVVHADTKDAMKNAYMASAARNAAGSAGGTLAKLTDSQLGDLVQAFSNAQFSQKQESAADDFGFDFCVQNGLDPYSMASALEKLAELSQGSQSSGLQRMFSSHPDNQKRAERMRARAEELIRQQQQ